One genomic region from Argentina anserina chromosome 2, drPotAnse1.1, whole genome shotgun sequence encodes:
- the LOC126783643 gene encoding uncharacterized protein LOC126783643: MKDLDAPPTLISIPSPTTATTPLIRKPESSPSSSSSSSSRAARLFVAKNRYKFWVLAAVLLLAFWSMFTGSVTLRSVRWSAGSLTGLSDDLSLPPTYDDLDILEVEDRQKVVRHLWDLYTQRQSGSGRRSRTRLPRFWQEAFEAAYDHLSSDVRVVRDAAVSEIAKMSIRSINVVDPFPLQSKGTRELKGKIKKTKESKEIGSDS; this comes from the exons ATGAAAGACCTAGATGCACCACCGACACTCATCTCTATTCCATCGCCTACCACCGCCACGACTCCGCTGATCAGAAAACCCGAGAGCTcgccgtcgtcgtcgtcgtcgtcgtcgtccaGAGCAGCTCGTTTGTTTGTCGCCAAGAATCGGTACAAGTTCTGGGTTTTAGCTGCGGTACTGTTGCTTGCTTTTTGGTCTATGTTCACCGGCTCCGTTACTCTTAGATCAGTTAGATGGTCCGCCGGCAGCTTAACGGGTCTCTCCGACGACCTCAGCCTCCCACCAACTTACGACGATCTTGATATTCTG GAAGTGGAGGACAGACAGAAGGTGGTGAGGCACTTGTGGGACTTGTACACGCAGAGGCAAAGCGGGTCGGGCAGGAGAAGCAGGACCCGACTGCCGCGGTTTTGGCAGGAGGCTTTTGAAGCTGCGTATGATCATTTGAGCAGCGATGTTCGTGTTGTGAGAGACGCTGCTGTTTCAGAGATTGCTAAGATGTCTATTCGCTCCATCAATGTTGTTGATCCCTTTCCACTTCAATCCAAG GGCACTAGGGAACTGAAAGGGAAGATCAAGAAAACAAAG